The genomic DNA TCACGAAGATACCGACCACGACAAACACGATTGCCAAAGCGTCGGTCGACCATGTGGGGATTTTCATCGCCCGCAGATCGTTCCAAGCCACATAAATGCACAGCGGTGCGACAAAGATTAGAAACGCGATAGACTGCGTCACCGTGACCGAGACATCAGGCAATGCAAACACGACTAGTTCGTCACGTTATCTTCAAGTGCGCGAAGCGAGCGCACGGCGGCTTCAAAGTGCTGCGGATGCGTGTTGATTGCTTCGCGCAAAAGTCCGCTACCAATGGTGATGTCGTTTTGTTTGATCGCTGTCAGTGCCAGCGTGTGCAGCAATTGTGCGCGTTCAATCTGGGTCATCTGGACAACGGGCAAATCGTAATTGCGCTGCACACCACGCGTCAGAACGAGGTTATTTTTGGCGGTAAAAAGACCGGCGTCATTGCGCAGGGAGTCGATGAACAAGCGTTCCGCGCCAGAATAATCACCACGGGTCAGTTTGGAGAAACCCCAGTTGTTCAGCACGCCAGCGGGCGACGTCGTCAGGCCAATAGCAGTTTCATAAAAGCTGTCCGCGTTGGCCCATTCTTGGTTGCTGTCGGCAACCATGGCTTCAAGGCGGAAGCGCTTGAAGGTCTCATGGGTTGGTGGAATTGTGTCGAGTACTTCTTCGGCCCCGTCCCAATCATTGTTGCGGATCAACGCGTCAGCCAAATCAACGGTATCGTCTAATGTTGCGTCTTCGTGGTTCACGACGGCGTTCCATGCGGTCGCAGCTTCAGACGGGCGGCGGGCGCGGATCAGCGATATTGCGAGCCCGCGCATCAGATCAATGCGGCCCGGATCGTTGGTGGATGAGCGCAAAAAGTAGTTCACCGCCTCGTTTGGGTCGGCGACGGTCAGCATCACATCGTTGAGGTTGGTTTCATCGATGACGTTGACGTCCTGCAACGCACGTTCGACCTGCGCATCGCCAGACCTATCACACGCGGCCATAGCCAACGTACCCATCAGGGCTGCCGAAAGTAGAATAGGGTGGCGCATTTGTGCGTCCTTTTACTGCTCTGCCTCTTACGGCGTCGACAGGAGGATGAAATCACCCGTACCCCGCCGCACCAATTGGAACGGTGCGTTCTCTTGTCTCGGAGTATCGCCCAGATCGTTAAAATTTGCGAGCGCCAAGCGCAGGTTGTCACGAATTTCGTCGGAATTGCCGTCATCAGTGGCAAAAGCGCGACGAAACACCTGTGCTGCTTCCGGTATTTTGCCGCGTTCCATCAGAATGACGCCCAGATTGTTCCACGCGGCGGCAAAGCCCGGGTCTTCGTCCACGGCGCGGCGCAGCAGCGTTTCGGCCTGACCAAGACGCCCAAGTTTAAGGTTTGCGGACCCAAGGGCGGACAGGGTGTCAACGTTTAATCCCTGTTGACCCGCTGCCCGCGTGTAGGCCCGAAGCGCGAGATCATATTCGCCCGCGGCCATCAAGCGGTGCCCAATCTCAAGTCCGTCAATTTCTGACGACCCCGCCACGCCGGGCGCAAAGACGCGGTCCCCGTCTGTGGGTGCAAAAGCGCCCTGACCACAGGCGGTCAAGGCGGTTAAGGTTGTTAACATCGCTACGATTTTCAGCACATGGATTGCCTTTGGGGCCGTTTAGAAGTTGGCGGTTTGCAGTGTTTCGTAGATGTTATAGATTGACGGCCCGATCAGGATGATAAGAAGCGGCGGAACTGTTAACAACATCGTCGCGAGTGTCATTTTTGTCGGCAGGGTGTTGGCCTTTTCTTCGGCGCGCATCACCCGTTTATCGCGCATTTCAGCAGAAAACACGCGCAACGCTTCTGCTATGGACGTACCGAACTGCTGACTTTGGATCAAAACGGTCACAAAGGATGAAATGTCAGCCACGCCAGTCCGTTCCGCCATATCGCGCAGAACCTGTGTTTTGTCCTTACCGGCCTTCATTTCATGGCTGACCATTTGATATTCTTCAGCCAGCGCAGGGAAACCTGATTTCAATTCATGCGCCACGCGGATGATCGATTGGTCGAGCGATTGGCCCGCTTCGACGCAGACCAGCATCATATCCAAGCTGTCAGGAAAGCCGTTGATCATTTCAAGCTGGCGTTCAGCCTGACGTTTGCCAACCCACCATTTGGGCAGATAATAACCTGCCATGCCTGGCCCCAGGATCGACATGATAGTTGCGTTGGTGGTTGGGTCGCCGGTGGCTGAATTATAGATCGCATAGGTAATACCGCCCACAAGTAAGACAATGCCAAGCATGAACTGTGTGAAGTGATAGGTCTTCACGGCAGATTTTGTGCGGTATCCGGCCTGAATGAGTTTCAGTTGGATTGCGGAATATTCTTCTTCGTCTTGTGGTTCCAAAAAGCTGGAATACTTGTCCAGCTTGTCGGTGCCTTGGCTTGCACGCAGCTTTTCTGGCCGACTGGACAGGTCGCGCGCATAGTTTGACGCCTTTAGTTTATCAAGCGGATCTGCCTTCTTTTGCAGCATCGCTGGCAGCACCAACAAGATCAACAAAACGCCGAGCATCAGAATGGCGATCATCGGACCGAGGGGCCCCAGAAGATCAATCAGTTTGGTGTTAATGGTATCAAGAAAGCCCATGTCAATTATACCTGAATGTTCACGAGGCGACGCATGACGATTACGTTCACCACAAGGAATGCTGCCACGACCAAGCAGGCAGGAATGAAGACGGACGTCTCTTTGACGGCGTCATAATATGTTGGCTGCAGCACGTTGATCATGACCAGCGCGCCCAACGGGAACACCGACAGGAACATGCCAGACCATTTCGCTTCTGCGGTAATGGCTTTGACGCGGCGGAACAGCTTGAACCGCGCACGGATCACCTGTGACAGTCCGTGCAAAATCTCGGCCAAGTTGCCACCGGCAGTTGCCTGAATGGTGACGGCCACGGCGAGGAAGCGCATATCCTGCATATCCATCCGGTCGGCCATCTGTTTTAGGCTTTCGCCCATATCGCGACCGTAGGCCGCCTCGTCCGAAATAACGCCCATTTCAGTACCCAGCGGATCGGGCACTTCTTTGGCCACAATCGCCACGGCTGAACTGAACGGGTGGCCCACGCGCAAGGAGCGCACCATCAATTCTACTGCGTCGGGCAATTGTTCTTCGATCATCGAAATGCGTTTCTTGGCTTTGCCGTCTACCCACATGAACACACCACCAATACCCATTGCGACGGCGACAGCGGCGCGGATCGGCAGGGACGTTTCGGTGCCAATGGTCAGACCCATAAAGGCCACACCGGACGTCACCACCATCAGCATCATCAACTGGCTTGGCGTGAACGCGATATTGGCTTTCTGGGCCTTGGACGCCAGCAAGGAGTACAAAGGAACAGACTTTGAATTCATGTGCTGGGTCATCTCCTTGCGGAGTTGGTCCAGAACTTCCTCGCGGTTGCCACCCTTTTTCAGCATTTCAAGGCGACGGTTCACCTTGTTGTTGAAGTTGATGCTCTTGCCGAAGGCAACGAGGTAGATGCCGTTCACCAACACGATACAAGCCACAAAGATGAGGGCGTAGATGATTGGTTCTGCTGAAAGCGTCATGGTTTTTTACCCTAATTGGCCCCGATTGACGTGCGGATTATTGCGCAGCGACAGGTTCGAAGATGGCAGCAGGAAGATCGTAACCCCAAAGCTTGAACCGTTCCGAGAAATGCGACCGCACGCCGGTGGCCGTAAAGTGGCCGATGATTTTGTTGTCAGGTGTCAGGCCGACACGCTGATATTTGAACACTTCCTGCATGGAAATAACGTCGCCTTCCATGCCAGTGATTTCGGTAATCGATACCATACGGCGCGATCCATCCTGAAGACGGGAGACCTGCACGATAAGGTTTACAGCGCTCGAGATTTGGCTACGCGTGGCTTTCAGCGGCATTTCAATACCCGCCATCGCGATCATGTTTTCCAGACGCGACACACCATCACGCGCAGAGTTGGCGTGAATTGTGGTCATCGATCCGTCGTGGCCGGTGTTCATCGCCTGAAGCATGTCGATGACCTCTTCACCACGGGTTTCACCCACAATAATCCGGTCTGGGCGCATTCGAAGGGCGTTGCGCAAACAGTCACGCTGACTGACGCCACCTTTGCCCTCAACGTTTGGCGGGCGGCTTTCCATCCGGCCAACGTGGGTCTGTTGCAGTTGAAGTTCGGCCGTGTCTTCGATCGTAAGGATGCGTTCGTCGTCATCAATGAACGATGACAGTGCGTTCAGTGAGGTCGTTTTACCAGAACCCGTACCACCGGACACGATGATGTTCAGACGCGTGGACACAGCAGCCTGCAAATAGGCGGCCATTTCTTCTGTAAACGCGCCAAATTTCACTAGATCATCAATGCCCAACTTGTCCTTTTTGAACTTACGAATGGACACAAGTGACCCGTCCACTGCAATCGGCGGGACCATGGCGTTGAAACGTGAACCGTCCGCAAGGCGGGCGTCCACATAGGGGTTGGATTCATCAACGCGGCGACCCACGGCGGACACGATTTTGTCGATGATCCGCAACAGATGCTTTTCGTCCTTGAACGTCACATCCGTCAGCTGCAATTTACCATCGCGTTCCACGAAAATCTGCTGTGGGCCGTTCACAAGGATATCGTTGACGCTTTCGTCTTGCAGCAACGTTTCCAACGGGCCGAGGCCTTTGACTTCGAAGAACAAGTCTTTGTTCAGCGTCTGGCGTTCGTCACGGTTTAAAATCACGCCCAGTTCGTCGAGGGATTCCTGAACGATGGAACTGATTTCAGCCTTCAAATCCTGCTCAGTTGCGTTTTCGAGCGCTGCAAGGTTCAAGTTGTCCAGTAACGCTTGGTGCATTTCCAGCTTGATATCGCTGAGACGTTCCTTGCGCTTTTTCTCTTTGTCTTGCGGGACGACAGCCGCCTTGACAGGTGCAGATTTCATCATTGATGTGCGCGGCGCTTCTGACGCTGCATCTACGTTTGGAATTCTGGTGACATTGTCCGCAGCGCCTGCGTCGGATTTGTTCGCTGCGGCGGCTGTCTTTTTGTATTTAGAGAACATCTGCCCCCCCTTTATGCGGTTGCTGCCACGGAGGCCGAATTGACCTCGTGCACAGATTTGGCCAGCTTTGCGATCTCTTTACGCAACGGGTTCTTGCAAATACCGATTGCCAACGGAACACCGTGATCAGTGGTCTGCGACACGGCTTTGCCACCGTCGGGCAGTTGCACCTCGATTGAGATACCGAGACTTTCCGAAAGGCGTTTGACCCGACTTTTGCCGTTCAGATCGGTGAACCTGGGCGCGCGGTTGAGAACGAATCGCAACTTTTCGAGCGGCAGTTGTTCGCCTTGAAGCGCGCGTTTGACACGCAACGTGTTCTGGGCCGACCGCATGTCGAGCTCAAGCGTGACGAGATAAACATGCGCGGCGTGCAAAACGGTTTCGGACCATTCAACCATTGTTTTTGGCAAGTCGATCACGACGTAATCGAAATTGGTACGTGCCATTTCAATGATACGCTGGATATCGGCTGGGCCAATCAGATCCATCGGGATCAAATCCGTTGGGGCCGTTAACACCTGCAGTTTCTGCTCGTAGGATAAAAGCGAATGCATAAAGCTTTCGCTATCCATGCTTTCGGTGTTTTGAAGCATCTCCAACACGGATTCGCGACGCGGCAGGTCCAGATAGGTGGACACGGACCCGAATTGGAAATCCAGATCAAGGATGCAAACCCGCTGCGGGTTTTCCTTGTCGAGGGTTGCCAATTCCCACGCGAGGTTCACGGCCAACGTCGTGGCACCTGTGCCACCTGCCATGCCCTGCACCGGGATCACGACGCCATTGCGATCATCTGTGGGTTTCAACTTGTTCTGCATTTTCGGAGCGACAGGGGCCGCTTGCGGCGGCGCCAACACGCGGTCAATGGCCTGTGCCAGTTCACCTTCGGGCAGAGGGTAGGGCACAAATTCATCGCCGCCTTCGCGCAAAAGCCCGTGCAACGATGCTGGTGATACGCCCTCAGCGATCAACAACACTTTGATATTGCGTAACTTCGCCGCACGAATGATTTCAGAGATGACGGACAAGTCGCCTTCATCTTCTTCGTTCAGCGCAATTGCCAGAAATTCAAGTTTAGACGCTTCGGGCTGTTCAAGGAAGGGCAGGGCGTCACCAAAACCAAGGTCGCCCCAGTTTTCACCAAGGCACGATTCCATGTCTTCGATCAACAGATCAAAATTCTGTACATCGCGGCTTACCGTGCAGGCGGTGATTGGTTGTGGCTCAGGCTGTAACATGTGCGTACTACTCATTACCTTTTCTGTCCTCTGACTCAGTTCAACGGCGCGTTTAATATGTGTCTGCTGATGTTCTACGTCCGATTGCACGTCACAACTGGGGTTCTGTCTGGTGTGTTAATGATGGACAAACAGGGCAGGAATGGGGCCACAATTGCCCATTTGTGCGGTATCTGGCGACGGTAGCGCGTTTGGACCGCCGTTGTTTCCAACAATTTGGGTAACAGCAGACAAAAAAGGGGCCCGAAACGGACCCCTTTTTCTAGAATAGTTCAGTTGTGTTGGACCTACGGTGCAGCGGGTGCCGCGCCACTGCCACTCGGCACTGTGCTAGTGGGCGCAGCGCTGGTGATGTATTCGCGAAAAATGACTTCGGCGTAGCGGCCGTTCAACAGCATTGGATTGCTGTCCACAAAACCGGACACTTCCGTCACGGTTCGCCTGTTGCGGCGTTCGCGGCCTTCGGTCACGATCAAAGGCTGGGTTTCGCCAAATGTTACGACGGCTTCAAGACGGCTGCGGCTGATGCCTTGGCTCGACAGATAAAGCACAACGGCTTCAGCGCGGCGCAATCCCAAACGGCGGTTATAAGCGCTCGATCCCACAAGATCGGTGTGCCCAAAGACCTTAAACCGGACCTCAGGGAATTGGCGGATCCAATTTGCCTGTTGGCGCAGTGTAGCGCGTGCGGATGCATCCAAAGCAGTGGAATTGAACGGGAATGTGATCATCGCGCTCACCTCGTTCGAAAACCGCCGGTTCATATTGACTGTGAGACTGCCTTGTCCGCTTTGGACTTCGCTGTTGTTTATCGTCGCGTAACCAAAGTAGCCGTGGTCAAAGTCGCCGTGGTCGATTTCGGACCTGGCTTCGCGGGTATTGAAATCGTGCCATTGCATCGCAGTGCCACCGGTACAGCCGGTTAGGGCAAGTACTGCGGCTGCTGCCAAAGCTGCTGTCTTTTTCATTGCCGCAAATCCAATTTCCTAGTCCAACACGTAGCCATATGACCCACTGAAGTCTTGTCGTGCAACCTCTCCGGCGCCACCTGATTGTGGTGCGTCTTCGGCGGTGACCCGGCCAAAGAGGAACAAATCACGTTCGGTCGGCGGGCGGACACGGTCTGTTGGTAGGGCCAAGGCATCTCCACGAGTTGGTGTCACAAGGTGCGGCGTCACGATGATGACCAATTCGGTTTGCTGGCGGCTATATTCAGCCGAGCGGAACAATGCGCCGAGGACAGGAATGTCACCCGCCCATGGAACCTGACCGGACAGATCGACGAAATCATCAGACAAAAGTCCAGCAATTGCAAAACTTTCACCGTCGCGCATTTCAACCGTCGTTGATGTTTCGCGGGTGCGGAACGCGTCAATTGAGAAACCGTTCTGCGAAAAGCCGTTTGTCGGATCAAGTGAGCTGACGGAGGCGTGAAGTTCAAGGTTGATGATGTCGCCATCAATCACGCGGGGGGTAAAGCTTAGCGAGATGCCGAAGGGTTTGTATTCCACGGTGATCGCGCTGCCATCTTGCGAGATTGGCACAGGATATTCACCACCGGCTAGAAAACTGGCCTCTTGGCCCGACAATGCGGTCAGGTTTGGTTCAGCCAATGTGCGCACGACGCCACGATTTTCCAGGGCTTCTAACAGGATGCCAACTTCGACACCACCGGCGTTAAAGCCGAACAGGAATGCACCTGCATTGTCGTTGTTTGCTGGAGTTGCACCACTGAGTGTGCTGAGGCGTCCGGTGTTGCCAACGGTTGCACCGGTTCCCAGTGCGAGGCCCAGATCACCGCCCAATGTGCTGCCACCCAAAGCAAGTGAGGAACTGAGAGATTTTGAAACTGAACGCTGCATTTCAGCAAAGCGCACGCGCAACATAACTTGCTGGGTGCCGCCGACGCTCATGAGATTGGACACACGGTCCGGAGCGTAGCGATTTGCCAGTTCAAGAGCACGATCAAGACGCGCGATGGAAGACACCGTGCCCGACAGCACGATCCCGTCGTTTGCTGTCCGAACTTCGATGTTTTCGCCCGGCAGGATTTGTTCGAGCCGTTCTTTGAATTCTGCAATGTCGGGGGTCACATGGACTTCGACGTTGGTAATGAGGCGTCCGTCGCCACCCAGAAGTGTCAGTGTGGTGCGACCCGGTTCCTTACCAAGAACATAAATTGTGCGGTCCGATAGGGACGAGATATCCGCAATCGAGGGGTTGGCAATCGAAAGTTCCGTAAATGGAACATCGCTTTCAACAACCACAGCCCTATTCATAGGGACGTTCAGCGCACTCGATGGTGCGCCCCGCATAACCCGCAACGTTTCAGCCTGAAGCTGCACAGGAAGGTTCGTAAACATAATGGCTAACCCCGTCAGGGTTGCCTTTAGAAATCTATCATATGTCATTGTGACCTGCCTCTTATGATCACGCCCGATGCGGGCCTATGCCCGTCATTGGCGACAACCTGCGCCAGTTCTGCATTTTTTGCAAGAATCAATGCGTTGGATGCCATTCCTTAAGTGGAAAAGTGGCAACAGGCTGTGCGTTGAGCCCTGTTTGATGTGTGACAAATCAATATGCGACAAACGCCCACAGCGAGCCCGCAGGCGGTCATTCGCTTAATGTTGATTTTGTGCATTGGTGTGCGTGGTACATGCATGGTTTGTACAAATCTGAATTAGTCGGTCAATTCGTGCACGGGATCGGTATATCGACC from Octadecabacter antarcticus 307 includes the following:
- a CDS encoding tetratricopeptide repeat protein, with the protein product MRHPILLSAALMGTLAMAACDRSGDAQVERALQDVNVIDETNLNDVMLTVADPNEAVNYFLRSSTNDPGRIDLMRGLAISLIRARRPSEAATAWNAVVNHEDATLDDTVDLADALIRNNDWDGAEEVLDTIPPTHETFKRFRLEAMVADSNQEWANADSFYETAIGLTTSPAGVLNNWGFSKLTRGDYSGAERLFIDSLRNDAGLFTAKNNLVLTRGVQRNYDLPVVQMTQIERAQLLHTLALTAIKQNDITIGSGLLREAINTHPQHFEAAVRSLRALEDNVTN
- a CDS encoding tetratricopeptide repeat protein codes for the protein MLTTLTALTACGQGAFAPTDGDRVFAPGVAGSSEIDGLEIGHRLMAAGEYDLALRAYTRAAGQQGLNVDTLSALGSANLKLGRLGQAETLLRRAVDEDPGFAAAWNNLGVILMERGKIPEAAQVFRRAFATDDGNSDEIRDNLRLALANFNDLGDTPRQENAPFQLVRRGTGDFILLSTP
- a CDS encoding type II secretion system F family protein — translated: MGFLDTINTKLIDLLGPLGPMIAILMLGVLLILLVLPAMLQKKADPLDKLKASNYARDLSSRPEKLRASQGTDKLDKYSSFLEPQDEEEYSAIQLKLIQAGYRTKSAVKTYHFTQFMLGIVLLVGGITYAIYNSATGDPTTNATIMSILGPGMAGYYLPKWWVGKRQAERQLEMINGFPDSLDMMLVCVEAGQSLDQSIIRVAHELKSGFPALAEEYQMVSHEMKAGKDKTQVLRDMAERTGVADISSFVTVLIQSQQFGTSIAEALRVFSAEMRDKRVMRAEEKANTLPTKMTLATMLLTVPPLLIILIGPSIYNIYETLQTANF
- a CDS encoding type II secretion system F family protein — its product is MTLSAEPIIYALIFVACIVLVNGIYLVAFGKSINFNNKVNRRLEMLKKGGNREEVLDQLRKEMTQHMNSKSVPLYSLLASKAQKANIAFTPSQLMMLMVVTSGVAFMGLTIGTETSLPIRAAVAVAMGIGGVFMWVDGKAKKRISMIEEQLPDAVELMVRSLRVGHPFSSAVAIVAKEVPDPLGTEMGVISDEAAYGRDMGESLKQMADRMDMQDMRFLAVAVTIQATAGGNLAEILHGLSQVIRARFKLFRRVKAITAEAKWSGMFLSVFPLGALVMINVLQPTYYDAVKETSVFIPACLVVAAFLVVNVIVMRRLVNIQV
- a CDS encoding CpaF family protein, giving the protein MFSKYKKTAAAANKSDAGAADNVTRIPNVDAASEAPRTSMMKSAPVKAAVVPQDKEKKRKERLSDIKLEMHQALLDNLNLAALENATEQDLKAEISSIVQESLDELGVILNRDERQTLNKDLFFEVKGLGPLETLLQDESVNDILVNGPQQIFVERDGKLQLTDVTFKDEKHLLRIIDKIVSAVGRRVDESNPYVDARLADGSRFNAMVPPIAVDGSLVSIRKFKKDKLGIDDLVKFGAFTEEMAAYLQAAVSTRLNIIVSGGTGSGKTTSLNALSSFIDDDERILTIEDTAELQLQQTHVGRMESRPPNVEGKGGVSQRDCLRNALRMRPDRIIVGETRGEEVIDMLQAMNTGHDGSMTTIHANSARDGVSRLENMIAMAGIEMPLKATRSQISSAVNLIVQVSRLQDGSRRMVSITEITGMEGDVISMQEVFKYQRVGLTPDNKIIGHFTATGVRSHFSERFKLWGYDLPAAIFEPVAAQ
- a CDS encoding AAA family ATPase produces the protein MSSTHMLQPEPQPITACTVSRDVQNFDLLIEDMESCLGENWGDLGFGDALPFLEQPEASKLEFLAIALNEEDEGDLSVISEIIRAAKLRNIKVLLIAEGVSPASLHGLLREGGDEFVPYPLPEGELAQAIDRVLAPPQAAPVAPKMQNKLKPTDDRNGVVIPVQGMAGGTGATTLAVNLAWELATLDKENPQRVCILDLDFQFGSVSTYLDLPRRESVLEMLQNTESMDSESFMHSLLSYEQKLQVLTAPTDLIPMDLIGPADIQRIIEMARTNFDYVVIDLPKTMVEWSETVLHAAHVYLVTLELDMRSAQNTLRVKRALQGEQLPLEKLRFVLNRAPRFTDLNGKSRVKRLSESLGISIEVQLPDGGKAVSQTTDHGVPLAIGICKNPLRKEIAKLAKSVHEVNSASVAATA
- a CDS encoding OmpA family protein, encoding MKKTAALAAAAVLALTGCTGGTAMQWHDFNTREARSEIDHGDFDHGYFGYATINNSEVQSGQGSLTVNMNRRFSNEVSAMITFPFNSTALDASARATLRQQANWIRQFPEVRFKVFGHTDLVGSSAYNRRLGLRRAEAVVLYLSSQGISRSRLEAVVTFGETQPLIVTEGRERRNRRTVTEVSGFVDSNPMLLNGRYAEVIFREYITSAAPTSTVPSGSGAAPAAP
- a CDS encoding type II and III secretion system protein family protein; its protein translation is MTYDRFLKATLTGLAIMFTNLPVQLQAETLRVMRGAPSSALNVPMNRAVVVESDVPFTELSIANPSIADISSLSDRTIYVLGKEPGRTTLTLLGGDGRLITNVEVHVTPDIAEFKERLEQILPGENIEVRTANDGIVLSGTVSSIARLDRALELANRYAPDRVSNLMSVGGTQQVMLRVRFAEMQRSVSKSLSSSLALGGSTLGGDLGLALGTGATVGNTGRLSTLSGATPANNDNAGAFLFGFNAGGVEVGILLEALENRGVVRTLAEPNLTALSGQEASFLAGGEYPVPISQDGSAITVEYKPFGISLSFTPRVIDGDIINLELHASVSSLDPTNGFSQNGFSIDAFRTRETSTTVEMRDGESFAIAGLLSDDFVDLSGQVPWAGDIPVLGALFRSAEYSRQQTELVIIVTPHLVTPTRGDALALPTDRVRPPTERDLFLFGRVTAEDAPQSGGAGEVARQDFSGSYGYVLD